From Vitis vinifera cultivar Pinot Noir 40024 chromosome 5, ASM3070453v1, the proteins below share one genomic window:
- the LOC100266927 gene encoding protein WHAT'S THIS FACTOR 1, chloroplastic yields the protein MALSLPVSSQKDKHTIFLNSNFLPLNPQWIPYTINRNDSKNRKPKNLSISVSCSSLKIVRSPSLDKNIVKQNKLRFIQKLKTLLLSKPKHYMPIHILSKCRSYLSLSKPRSLLSMIYRYPSIFELFRIPTPPTPFNATKSCTQLCVRLTPAAASLAAQECNLKSAMSITLATKLQKLLMLSSHRRLLLTKLVHLAPDLGLPPNFRSRLCNDHPDKFKTVDTSYGRALELVSWDPHLANPLPSPEVQSLGLIVDRPLKFKHLRLRKGLNLKRRHRDFLIKLQELPDVCPYKTSVGEFPKESIEAEKRACGVVREVLGMMVEKRTLVDHLTHFRKDFGLPNKLRGMLVRHPELFYVSLKGERDSVFLVEGYDDKGTLLEKDETSVIKEQLMGLVREGKKMRRERRNQSINNEVGGYDDTIDDHIDDGTKDGFDSLLDFEDIDGDYEDFGSDNEEEDDEYDLSRVGVNFWTADAHVVNDEEKGPSEPW from the coding sequence ATGGCATTATCGCTGCCTGTCTCATCCCAGAAAGATAAGCACACCATTTTCCTGAACTCCAACTTCCTCCCTTTAAACCCTCAGTGGATACCCTATACCATTAATAGAAATGATAGCAAAAACAGAAAACCTAAAAACCTCTCTATCTCAGTTTCTTGCTCATCTTTGAAAATTGTTCGTAGTCCATCACTAGACAAGAACATTGTGAAGCAAAACAAACTTCGTTTCATTCAAAAGCTCAAAACATTACTTCTTTCTAAACCAAAACACTACATGCCAATTCACATTCTTTCCAAATGTCGTTCATACCTATCCCTCTCAAAGCCTCGGTCTCTGCTCTCAATGATCTATCGTTATCCTTCCATTTTTGAACTCTTCAGGATCCCAACACCACCGACGCCATTCAATGCAACAAAATCATGCACACAGCTTTGTGTCCGTCTAACCCCAGCTGCAGCATCCCTTGCTGCTCAAGAATGCAATCTTAAATCGGCCATGTCCATCACCTTGGCCACCAAACTCCAGAAACTTCTCATGCTCTCCTCTCACCGCCGGCTCCTCTTAACAAAGCTGGTTCACCTTGCCCCGGATCTTGGCCTCCCCCCTAATTTTAGATCACGCCTATGCAATGACCACCCGGATAAATTCAAGACTGTTGACACTTCTTATGGCCGAGCCCTAGAGCTTGTCTCGTGGGACCCCCACTTGGCCAATCCTTTGCCCTCTCCTGAAGTTCAGTCACTTGGGTTGATAGTGGACAGGCCCTTAAAATTCAAGCATTTGAGACTCCGAAAGGGGTTGAATTTAAAGAGACGTCATCGGGATTTTTTGATCAAGCTCCAAGAATTGCCAGATGTGTGCCCTTACAAAACTTCAGTAGGGGAGTTCCCAAAGGAGTCCATTGAAGCAGAGAAGAGGGCTTGTGGTGTGGTAAGGGAAGTGTTGGGGATGATGGTGGAGAAGAGGACTCTGGTAGACCACTTGACACATTTCCGGAAGGATTTCGGGCTGCCCAACAAGTTGAGGGGAATGCTGGTGAGACATCCAGAGCTGTTCTATGTAAGTCTAAAGGGAGAAAGGGACTCCGTGTTCTTGGTGGAGGGCTATGATGATAAGGGAACCCTTCTAGAGAAGGATGAAACCTCAGTGATAAAAGAGCAGTTGATGGGGTTGGTCAGGGAAGGGAAGAAGATGAGGCGAGAGAGAAGAAACCAAAGCATCAACAATGAGGTTGGTGGCTATGATGATACCATTGATGATCATATTGATGACGGCACCAAGGATGGTTTTGACAGTCTGTTGGATTTTGAAGATATTGACGGTGATTATGAAGATTTTGGCAGTGATAATGAGGAGGAGGATGATGAATATGATCTCAGCAGGGTGGGTGTAAACTTTTGGACTGCAGATGCTCATGTTGTTAATGATGAGGAAAAGGGACCTTCTGAACCTTGGTGA